One Brassica napus cultivar Da-Ae chromosome C2, Da-Ae, whole genome shotgun sequence DNA window includes the following coding sequences:
- the LOC106347636 gene encoding Fanconi anemia group I protein, with protein MTVAAEEPSHHAQKPLTDNDIIRLAQYHHCQTSLSLPPYLLSPTSHDPLLSYLKSRSSLPSPSKPVSEYAIALLSLISLSPTTPSLPSLLASLLIAYTQIFSEIPSDSDSLKTIQLFGTLLRYLHVKEIKSVVDSILSGVSRVISVDDAQLFDLLPVCFDLLRREAKASEIDYVNSAIDRVLTCEWEKGFLTKMVSLAKELTFLDKGRKSELLEKVFLGVKCIDLQDLPSLVYQLLVLASKGFCKRELIGGVVCFFGSKAESRVASVLRQIEGTVLLHVNFAVKQDPSLGQEVVALVKSDLRAFNHFTVAVLFSVARVRKFGENSLGVLRTALLSAYNDYRLSKDCKWLPDDLKEESLLHAKLVEKSLLRAVSECKYGREHVFPSVIRFGFMLLESVEEGRSNESGGSSGVLGIEKLSIQILGTLFEVHDMTRNEIIEQCKFRILSLKCAKSKPILRLLGFLVQRYSLIMLEYVHHLKELLDYFTLMEGNISCFLVSAVIPLIKFSRDLQDYTILVIRKAMFRREDTVRVSATKVIIELILAEKQAKEDSSFTLQDSSSQASSSQHTEVSCTVRGNLFTELNGLLQRCLYQQAKVKEVVYDGLVKLVLIDPSSGAHVLDFLMPHFLRFFRQDTDFQLGITPCIKVEGGKFIIEEPLDRLLFCISWILLLQPHNNSDRPSDATWPCFGFALTQENEQAGRNVSHEVYSSTLLKVRNFLLGKKLGDIVGLSQDTVSASLEEDKRKSYCLIILGIVQVLLNYIITDLEKQPEGKKGEIEKDIVDLVDLYESLEKEAGKSKQSNIGKRVRFSSRSKSDDTDVGFASINEEREQVPFLSTSSIYQLFLIAFKLHSSKSACNLSGSQDHSQSSSAKTEKSISGVLSFTLHVCVGHIRSPLCMKEENPLKPLVYGDMIVLGPPLMKVVYLLKPGPLVVTGQMNKGRKDAEGRKQCLHLALLSLKELLSIYSNGSGLTGLLEDLLAVPASDDAILEECSEASKIEDPLVKNIEIFMEKVMKPMITDLIAQNSNDVEILCDIVLMLGSTLPDKLKQRHGSWAHEIFRSCETSNTTVAKSVLKLAISFTTSPGDLSIAVEVAKELQNVIGFDKSDTSQVSESYMIVNQSTSASITSSILQLVDSAIGDMDWGTKKLKNLYVASQKNIHLDHDDESTFGLALEEALYAMAESTVRILSSFVLMNLKDSQAAQFLRLAVKFYKQLAQIVKQRIAPKGCKQTLPSLKFQKLVELTCKSLTVPLYPFLAEMQKEQQESVSSNSKGIINKIKQENKCIPDLIFQIEDYERYLIQLSKVTKLNLLRHAKRSTARDFKIIEDAEAPAGGEDGGNQEETETQNNNVGGNEDGLGEESEDDPEQASRDLDSDKAIAAEENDEDQEEEKEGEDDDEAEEEGSGLSRPKKIAKKSLVVEDSDEDSVTF; from the exons ATGACCGTCGCAGCCGAAGAACCGTCGCACCACGCTCAGAAGCCTCTCACCGATAACGACATCATCCGCTTAGCCCAGTACCACCACTGCCAAACCAGCCTCTCCCTCCCTCCCTACCTCCTCTCTCCGACCTCCCACGATCCTCTCCTCTCGTACCTCAAATCCCGCTCCTCTCTACCTTCCCCGTCGAAGCCCGTTTCAGAGTACGCGATCGCTCTCCTATCGCTAATCTCTCTATCCCCGACTACTCCGTCTCTCCCCTCTCTCCTCGCATCTCTTCTCATCGCCTACACTCAGATCTTCTCCGAAATCCCGAGCGATTCGGATTCCCTCAAGACGATTCAGCTCTTCGGAACTCTGTTACGGTACCTACACGTCAAGGAGATCAAATCCGTCGTCGATTCGATCTTATCCGGTGTGTCTAGAGTTATCTCTGTTGATGACGCCCAGCTGTTTGATCTATTGCCTGTGTGCTTTGATTTGTTGCGTAGAGAAGCTAAGGCTAGTGAGATAGATTACGTTAATTCGGCTATAGATCGTGTTCTCACCTGTGAATGGGAGAAAGGGTTTCTGACGAAAATGGTATCTCTTGCTAAGGAGTTAACGTTTCTTGATAAGGGGAGAAAGAGTGAGTTGCTGGAGAAAGTGTTTTTGGGTGTCAAGTGTATAGACTTGCAGGACTTGCCTTCACTTGTGTATCAGTTACTTGTTCTTGCTTCGAAAGGTTTTTGCAAGAGGGAGTTGATTGGAGGAGTTGTTTGCTTTTTTGGTTCCAAAGCTGAGAGTAGAGTAGCGTCTGTTCTTAGGCAGATCGAGGGGACTGTTCTTCTCCATGTGAATTTTGCAGTGAAGCAGGATCCTTCACTGGGGCAGGAGGTTGTGGCGTTGGTTAAGTCTGATCTCAGGGCTTTTAATCATTTTACAGTCGCGGTTCTGTTTTCGGTTGCGAGGGTTAGAAAGTTCGGTGAGAACTCATTGGGGGTATTGAGAACGGCTTTGCTTAGTGCGTACAACGATTACAGACTCTCCAA AGATTGCAAGTGGCTACCTGATGATCTGAAGGAAGAGAGTTTACTGCATGCCAAATTGGTTGAAAAATCTTTGCTAAGAGCG gttaGTGAGTGCAAATATGGGAGGGAACATGTGTTTCCGAGTGTTATTCGATTTGgctttatgttgctagaatctGTTGAAGAAGGTAGATCCAACGAGTCTGGTGGTTCCAGTGGCGTACTGGGTATTGAAAAGCTTAGTATTCAGATTCTGGGAACCCTATTTGAAGTCCATGATATGACAAGAAACGAG ATAATTGAGCAATGCAAGTTTCGCATTCTTTCTTTGAAATGCGCAAAGAGCAAGCCGATATTAAG GTTGTTGGGGTTTCTTGTCCAGAGATACTCACTTATCATGTTGGAATATGTCCATCATCTCAAAGAATTATTGGATTATTTCACTCTCATGGAGGGAAATATTAGCTGTTTTCTGGTTTCTGCTGTTATCCCGCTCATCAAATTCAGCCGtgatctgcag GATTATACCATCTTGGTGATTCGGAAGGCTATGTTTAGACGTGAAGATACAGTTCGTGTATCAGCGACGAAGGTAATAATTGAACTTATACTTGCAGAGAAACAAGCTAAGGAAGACAGCTCATTTACTCTCCAAGACTCATCAAGCCAAGCCAGTTCTAGTCAGCACACTGAAGTGAGCTGCACTGTGAGGGGAAACCTCTTTACTGAACTGAATGGGTTGCTTCAAAGATGTCTTTACCAACAG GCAAAGGTGAAAGAAGTAGTTTATGATGGGCTGGTGAAGTTAGTCCTGATTGATCCATCAAGTGGAGCACATGTATTGGACTTTCTTATGCCTCACTTTCTTCGTTTCTTCAGACAG GACACAGATTTTCAGCTTGGAATCACTCCATGCATTAAAGTAGAAGGTGGAAAATTTATTATTGAAGAGCCCTTGGATAGGCTTCTCTTTTGTATCTCTTGGATTTTACTCCTTCAACCGCACAACAACTCTGATCGGCCTTCTGATGCCACCTGGCCATGTTTTGGTTTCGCACTTACTCAAGAAAATGAG CAGGCAGGAAGAAATGTATCTCATGAAGTGTACTCCAGTACTTTGTTGAAGGTCCGAAACTTTCTACTAGGCAAAAAATTAGGAG ATATTGTTGGGCTGTCTCAGGATACAGTTTCCGCATCTCtagaagaagataaaagaaaatCCTATTGTCTGATTATATTGGGCATCGTTCAAGTGCTGCTAAATTATATCATAACGGATCTAGAGAAACAGCCAGAAGGAAAGAAAGGTGAAATTGAAAAGgatattgttgatttggttgATCTTTATGAATCACTGGAAAAGGAGGCGGGGAAATCAAAACAGAGCAATATCGGCAAGAGAGTACGATTCAGCTCTCGTAGTAAATCTGATGATACTGATGTGGGATTCGCAAGTATCAACGAAGAGCGAGAACAAGTTCCCTTTTTGTCTACTTCAAGTATCTACCAGCTATTTCTAATCGCCTTCAAACTCCATAGCAGCAAATCAGCATGTAATCTTTCAGGTTCGCAGGATCACAGCCAGTCATCATCAGCCAAGACGGAGAAGTCAATATCTGGAGTTTTGTCTTTCACTTTGCATGTTTGTGTTGGACACATAAGATCACCTCTTTGCATGAAGGAGGAAAATCCACTTAAACCGTTGGTCTATGGTGACATGATAGTTCTGGGCCCTCCACTGATGAAAGTAGTTTACCTGCTAAAGCCAGGACCACTTGTAGTAACCGGACAGATGAATAAAGGAAGGAAAGATGCTGAAGGAAGAAAACAGTGTCTACATCTGGCCTTGCTTAGCTTGAAAGAGCTGCTCAGTATATATTCAAATGGATCTGGCTTGACTGGGTTGCTTGAGGATTTGTTGGCAGTGCCTGCATCCGACGATGCTATTTTAGAAGAGTGCAGCGAAGCTTCAAAAATTGAAGATCCACTTGTAAAGAACATCGAAATTTTCATGGAAAAAGTCATGAAGCCCATGATCACAGACCTTATCGCCCAAAACTCTAACGATGTAGAG ATTCTTTGTGACATAGTGTTGATGCTTGGGAGCACTCTACCTGACAAATTGAAACAACGGCATGGATCATGGGCTCATGAAATCTTCAGAAGCTGTGAAACATCTAACACCACTGTTGCAAAGAGCGTTTTAAAACTTGCCATCTCTTTTACCACATCTCCTGGTGATCTCTCCATAGCCGTGGAAGTGGCTAAGGAGTTGCAAAATGTCATCGGTTTCGACAAATCTGATACATCACAAGTCTCCGAATCATACATGATCGTAAACCAGTCGACAAGTGCTTCAATAACTTCTAGCATACTGCAATTAGTTGATTCAGCGATAGGTGACATGGATTGGGGCACAAAGAAGCTAAAGAATTTGTATGTGGCCTCTCAGAAGAACATCCATCTCGACCATGATGATGAGAGTACATTTGGATTGGCTCTCGAAGAAGCCCTTTACGCAATGGCTGAGTCAACAGTCCGGATACTCTCTTCCTTTGTTTTGATGAACCTCAAAG ACTCGCAAGCAGCACAGTTTCTCAGATTGGCTGTTAAGTTTTACAAACAATTAGCACAGATTGTGAAACAGAGGATTGCTCCCAAAGGTTGCAAGCAAACTCTTCCCAGCCTTAAATTTCAAAAACTCGTGGAACTAACTTGCAAGAGTCTCACGGTTCCTTTATATCCCTTTTTAGCTGAAATGCAAAAG GAACAACAGGAAAGTGTCAGTTCCAATTCCAAGGGTATAATCAACAAGATCAAACAGGAGAACAAATGCATCCCTGATTTGATATTCCAGATAGAAGACTATGAAAGATACCTAATACAGCTAAGCAAAGTTACTAAATTGAATTTGCTGAGGCATGCCAAGCGCAGCACTGCTAGAGACTTCAAGATAattgaagatgcagaagctcCTGCTGGTGGTGAAGATGGAGGAAaccaagaagaaacagagacaCAGAACAACAACGTTGGTGGTAATGAGGATGGTTTGGGAGAAGAGTCGGAAGATGATCCGGAACAAGCATCACGGGACTTAGATTCTGATAAAGCCATAGCAGCAGAAGAGAATGATGAAGaccaagaagaagagaaagaaggagaagatgatgatgaagctgaagaagaaggaagtgGCTTAAGTCGTCCTAAAAAGATAGCAAAGAAGAGTTTGGTCGTGGAAGATTCTGATGAAGATTCTGTAACATTTTAG
- the LOC106367113 gene encoding LOW QUALITY PROTEIN: protein GAMETE EXPRESSED 2-like (The sequence of the model RefSeq protein was modified relative to this genomic sequence to represent the inferred CDS: inserted 2 bases in 1 codon) has product MAITVASLLTLFLLTPSLSVDESGLPKFSFSWSDDKNKFKSGEIARISIKVLGNFETNGNASLGQGAFKPTLTVNGKTGNSTYISGVSLDLGADISTWKISFIPIMVGVLNIVIDDETFKVLDSSLHFEVEPGLMHPSVSVVSWMGLNNVFEAGTNASILILPLDAFGNNISFSGKEMELQGFSLSLQNENGSFATIFNTTHIRWMESGYISIEFVLVTAGKFLLLVEKESQTLNGVPLPLEVNSGPLDVSNCVSIWKSDLNTWQIFSKMEIMLHQRDRFGNLVSGFYEFDADVVGKETGLSIPVADFQFEYVDPGIQLMSFTLSEPGSFLITLSDMEHNKSISSMPYEYTVYIGYCDGARSIVNGSGLNASIAGEPLGFSIYLKDAYGYPSSVQVDILQVRIIQEADFSYVLPTIKPRETLNGTKVSSYRAATPLYEKHGGEALLKQASVFDVSYTPRQSGVYKIFISSGNIVLNGGQPFIKEVKAGEVNVASCIVTQFNAKVPKEIKNDIVVLLVDIFNNPVPSQPSRLNLEITSTNTSSFTTWNFVDNTDGTYIGSYLAMDVGTFRMCVTFDDKHIQPCPFDVNVYSSGYFPKAYDDEVNVWEDESISFYPLENDYVAGDNASLVGFSQPDHGSLLRDGNLLRYTPIKDFSGNDSFLYTIVDINGNLGIATVYIIILTAPPQFLSFSGGLQATEDVISPRSGQVLXLFSLILTSGIIILFLNVYYYSGFSGLEISYSDKLENISVAVQALSGSVILSPMLMQFRLPGSGRLSVRNGGEDGRLLILEGQIGVINPALHSIQYLGNENFSGVDSLRLTTRNKNGINQLDVPVFVEPVNDPPFINVPHYIMLESNGTESLIFHKETDKFNFSVGDPDLAGFPGGESHFLVTFSVEVTDGFLRTNLPSELINSTELKFKNIFRWQPIQTYASISKHVNVKASGIRFRGTIKQCNDLMERLLHHGGENGAILTLKMSDMGNYGCFLDCAERISLPLHAVARVNLIRKRPLSSLAAHVLGSVIVVESLVVFSLASILLFFTCKCAFLLLHERRSQHSVHMNPQKPTMDNAKLLNDNVSTRIVTRCFPESIWNRHAPNRQVGETSATQNKELPEINIVPFELEKG; this is encoded by the exons ATGGCCATCACAGTCGCTTCACTCTTGACTCTCTTCTTACTCACTCCATCCTTAAGCGTAGATGAATCTGGCCTCCCGAAGTTTTCTTTCAGTTGGTCGGACGACAAGAACAAGTTTAAATCTGGTGAAATCGCCAGAATCTCGATCAAAGTTCTTGGAAACTTCGAAACCAATGGGAACGCTTCGTTAGGACAGGGAGCGTTTAAGCCGACACTTACTGTCAACGGCAAAACTGGGAACAGTACGTACATTTCTGGTGTTTCGCTGGATCTTGGTGCCGATATTAGCACGTGGAAGATTTCTTTTATTCCCATCATGGTTGGGGTTCTCAACATCGTTATAGATGATGAAACTTTCAAAGTCCTGGATTCGTCGTTACATTTTGAAGTCGAACCAG GGTTAATGCACCCATCTGTCAGTGTTGTTTCATGGATGGGTCTTAACAACGTGTTTGAAGCTGGGACGAATGCATCCATCTTGATTCTTCCATTGGATGCATTTGGAAACAACATCTCCTTTTCCGGGAAGGAGATGGAGCTGCAGGGGTTTTCCTTGTCTCTTCAGAATGAAAATGGTTCATTTGCTACCATTTTTAATACAACACACATCAGATGGATGGAGTCTGGTTATATTTCCATTGAGTTTGTTCTTGTCACCGCTGGAAAATTCTTACTGCTTGTGGAGAAAGAAAGCCAAACCCTGAACGGTGTTCCACTACCTCTTGAGGTTAATTCAG GGCCTCTAGATGTTTCAAACTGTGTGAGCATATGGAAGTCAGATCTAAACACATGGCAGATATTTTCCAAAATGGAGATCATGTTACACCAGAGAGACCGGTTCGGAAACCTAGTATCTGGATTTTACGAGTTTGATGCTGATGTGGTGGGGAAAGAGACTGGCTTATCCATACCGGTAGCAGATTTCCAGTTTGAGTATGTGGATCCAGGGATCCAGTTGATGTCTTTCACCTTGTCTGAGCCAGGAAGCTTCTTGATCACTCTTTCTGATATGGAGCACAATAAGAGCATCTCTAGTATGCCTTATGAGTATACAGTCTATATAG GCTATTGTGATGGAGCAAGAAGTATTGTAAATGGTTCAGGGCTCAATGCTTCTATTGCTGGAGAGCCTCTTGGCTTTTCTATATACCTGAAAGATGCTTATGGTTATCCCTCATCAGTCCAAGTGGATATACTTCAGGTTAGAATCATACAAGAGGCTGATTTTTCGTATGTTTTGCCAACCATAAAGCCAAGAGAGACCCTCAATGGTACAAAAGTATCAAGTTACAGAGCTGCTACACCGTTGTATGAGAAACACGGCGGAGAA GCCTTACTTAAGCAGGCGAGTGTTTTTGACGTATCTTATACTCCAAGACAGAGTGGAGTTTATAAGATCTTTATATCCTCTGGGAACATAGTCCTCAATGGAGGCCAACCTTTCATCAAGGAAGTTAAAGCAG GTGAAGTGAATGTGGCATCTTGCATTGTAACCCAATTCAATGCAAAAGTGCCAAAGGAAATCAAGAATGATATTGTGGTCTTACTAGTGGACATCTTCAACAATCCTGTGCCTTCACAGCCATCTCGGTTAAACCTTGAGATAACCTCAACTAACACATCAAGTTTCACTACATGGAACTTTGTCGATAACACTGATGGGACATATATTGGTAGCTATCTAGCCATGGATGTCGGTACTTTCCGGATGTGTGTAACCTTTGACGATAAACATATCCAACCTTGCCCCTTTGACGTCAATGTGTACAGCA GTGGATACTTTCCAAAGGCCTATGATGATGAAGTCAACGTGTGGGAAGATGAGTCTATCTCTTTCTATCCTCTGGAAAACGACTACGTTGCTGGTGACAATGCGAGCCTTGTTGGTTTTTCACAA CCAGATCATGGTTCTCTTCTGAGAGATGGGAACCTTCTTAGATACACACCGATCAAGGACTTCTCTGGAAACGACTCCTTTCTTTACACAATAGTCGATATCAATGGAAACTTAGGCATAGCTACAGTTTACATCATCATCCTCACTGCTCCTCCTCAGTTTTTATCCTTTTCTGGAGGATTACAAGCAACTGAAGATGTAATTAGTCCTAGATCAGGGCAAGTACT GCtattctctttaattctcacttCAGGTATAATAATCTTATTCTtgaatgtttattattacagtGGCTTCTCTGGTCTGGAGATAAGCTACTCAGACAAGCTGGAGAACATTTCAGTCGCTGTACAAGCACTTTCCGGATCGGTTATTTTGTCTCCAATGCTGATGCAGTTCAGGTTGCCTGGTAGTGGAAGACTCTCAGTTAGAAATGGTGGTGAAGATGGAAGGCTTTTGATCTTAGAAGGACAAATAGGAGTTATCAATCCTGCACTTCACTCAATACAATATCTAGG GAACGAGAACTTTTCTGGTGTTGATTCTCTTCGGCTTACTACAAGGAACAAGAATGGGATTAATCAACTAGATGTTCCTGTCTTTGTGGAACCTGTGAATGATCCACCGTTTATAAATGTTCCTCACTATATAATGCTTGAGAGTAATGGGACAGAGTCGCTTATCTTCCACAAGGAAACAGACAAGTTCAACTTCTCAGTTGGAGATCCAGATCTTGCTGGTTTCCCTG GTGGTGAATCTCATTTTTTAGTAACGTTCTCGGTGGAAGTTACTGACGGCTTTCTTCGGACAAACTTACCGTCCGAGCTTATAAACTCAACCGAGCTAAagttcaaaaacatattcagGTGGCAGCCAATTCAGACTTACGCTTCCATTTCTAAACACGTGAATGTCAAAGCCAGTGGGATCAGGTTTCGTGGAACGATAAAGCAATGCAACGACCTAATGGAACGGCTTCTTCATCAC GGAGGCGAGAACGGGGCTATCTTGACCTTGAAAATGAGTGACATGGGGAATTACGGGTGCTTTCTTGATTGCGCTGAGAGAATTTCACTGCCTTTACACGCGGTGGCTCGCGTAAACCTTATTAGAAAGAGACCCTTAAGTTCCCTTGCAGCTCATG TTTTAGGATCTGTGATTGTGGTGGAGTCTCTAGTGGTATTCTCTCTCGCTAGTATACTTCTGTTCTTCACTTGCAAATGCGCATTTCTTCTCCTACACGAGAGAAGAAGCCAACATAGTGTTCACATGAATCCGCAGAAACCAACGATG